The following coding sequences are from one Pusillimonas sp. DMV24BSW_D window:
- a CDS encoding TonB-dependent receptor plug domain-containing protein codes for MNTIRLQRRLLAPALFIPFIALAQTPSSLDPIVVTASRVAQLESETLGDVSVVPNEKLREAGQQSLAEILAQEPGIAFYNSGGPQNTTGLFLRGNDASHTLVLIDGVRINSSNYGGVNWNAIDPATIERVEILRGAASSLYGSDAIGGVVNIITRKPAEDEPLKAYANAGYGSHNTFKSGAGFSGAADGWNYNLSTAVARSSGFDATQDYASDAYPDKDGYRQNSVAGALGYRWRQGQRFDFSLYNGYINGDFDAGQSHPAISQTRQQAYTLSSTNQLTDFWESVLRFGYAKEDGISYSGNFAPYEFGSLTRTYTWQNNLALDPDHSVSMLLERIEERPSGSMTFLSNRRNTQATGLVYRGRFGKHRIQASVRNDHISDYGSHATGGFAYELALTKAWQVGLAANTGFQAPSFNDLYAPGWGGFPPQSNPNLKPEKSRNIEAHIQYRQNGIELGLVAYQNKVDNLIVSTPRRLENVDSATLRGITATAAYQWDHTRMSAAADFLNPYDDSTGERLIRRARQTYRLNAEHRIEQWTLGVEFLYVGQRYDETFSQGRVHLGGYSLWNLTANATLTKNLSAQVRWNNITNKDYTDVYGYANPGSTVFVNLAWKM; via the coding sequence ATGAATACCATCCGTTTGCAGCGCCGCCTTTTGGCTCCGGCGCTTTTCATTCCTTTTATCGCCCTAGCGCAAACTCCCTCCTCGCTTGATCCTATTGTTGTCACCGCCAGTCGTGTTGCGCAACTTGAGTCGGAAACATTGGGCGACGTTTCTGTCGTACCAAATGAAAAGCTTCGTGAAGCCGGACAACAGAGCCTGGCGGAAATCCTCGCGCAGGAGCCCGGCATCGCGTTCTATAACAGTGGCGGGCCCCAAAACACCACCGGCCTGTTCCTAAGAGGCAACGATGCGAGCCATACGCTGGTTCTAATCGACGGCGTACGCATTAACAGTTCGAATTACGGTGGCGTTAACTGGAATGCTATCGACCCCGCAACGATTGAGCGCGTTGAAATTCTACGCGGCGCGGCCAGCAGCCTTTACGGCTCGGATGCCATCGGTGGCGTGGTGAACATCATTACCCGAAAGCCGGCTGAAGACGAACCACTTAAGGCCTACGCCAATGCGGGTTACGGCAGCCACAATACATTTAAGTCGGGCGCGGGGTTCTCCGGCGCGGCAGACGGCTGGAACTACAACCTGTCGACCGCGGTCGCGCGCAGTTCCGGGTTCGATGCAACCCAAGACTATGCCTCCGACGCCTACCCGGACAAAGACGGCTACCGGCAGAATAGCGTAGCGGGGGCGCTGGGGTACAGATGGCGGCAAGGCCAGCGCTTCGATTTCTCGTTGTACAACGGGTACATAAACGGTGACTTCGATGCCGGCCAATCACACCCGGCCATTAGCCAGACACGGCAGCAGGCATACACCCTTTCAAGCACGAACCAACTAACGGATTTTTGGGAAAGCGTGCTGCGCTTCGGTTACGCCAAGGAAGACGGTATAAGCTACAGCGGCAACTTCGCACCCTACGAATTCGGCTCACTAACACGCACCTACACCTGGCAGAACAACCTGGCCCTGGACCCTGATCACAGTGTCAGTATGTTGCTCGAACGCATCGAGGAACGACCATCGGGCAGCATGACTTTTCTTTCAAATCGTCGCAATACACAGGCAACCGGCCTGGTATATCGAGGCCGGTTCGGAAAGCATCGTATTCAGGCAAGCGTGCGCAATGACCACATTAGCGATTACGGCAGCCATGCCACCGGCGGGTTTGCATACGAACTTGCTCTGACCAAGGCATGGCAAGTGGGTCTGGCTGCCAACACCGGTTTTCAGGCACCCAGTTTCAACGACCTTTACGCTCCGGGCTGGGGCGGCTTCCCGCCGCAATCCAATCCGAACCTGAAACCGGAAAAGTCACGCAACATTGAAGCGCACATTCAATATCGACAAAATGGCATCGAACTTGGTCTGGTTGCCTACCAGAACAAAGTAGACAATCTCATTGTGTCAACGCCGCGCCGACTTGAGAATGTCGATTCCGCCACCTTGCGCGGCATTACCGCAACCGCAGCGTACCAATGGGATCACACCCGGATGAGTGCGGCCGCCGACTTTCTAAACCCCTACGATGACAGCACTGGGGAACGCCTCATCCGTCGTGCACGCCAAACCTACCGACTAAACGCGGAACACCGTATCGAGCAATGGACGCTTGGCGTCGAATTCCTTTACGTTGGCCAACGCTACGATGAAACCTTTTCTCAGGGCCGTGTTCATTTAGGCGGGTACAGCTTATGGAATCTGACCGC